Proteins from a genomic interval of Colletes latitarsis isolate SP2378_abdomen chromosome 3, iyColLati1, whole genome shotgun sequence:
- the Wdr62 gene encoding WD repeat domain 62 isoform X6, with protein sequence MDPPVTSKVLRAPSLKRGQENVRIQDRIKLERVLGVTVSSNAALDCDATSELVAYPAGCTVVLFNPRKNTQAHVLNACRKTVTSLALAGDGRLLATGECGHMPNVRVWDISDPYNAVQIAEFSGHKYGINCVAFSPSNKYVVSVGSQHDMIVNVWDWRNNVKVASNKVSSKVKAVCFAENGNYFVTVGNRHVKFWYLEYSRSAKYKEPVPLMGRSAILGEQRNNDFVDVACGRGEMADSTYAITKTGLLCEFNNRRLLDKWVELRTTSANCMAVGDKYIFIGCAEGIVRCFSPSTLQFITTLPRTHYLGVDVAQGLSISHMSQHPANARYPDAIALAFDERNNKLTCVYNDHSIYVWDVRDIRRVGKSHSFLYHSACIWGVEMYPTGTDSIGSMPGGSFVTCSSDDTIRVWNLEKDVSPTDTIYKRNIYSNELLKVLYVDTELTYLKDLDLAAAGSTEKSDASYDGRNGVRSIRVSPDGKHLASGDRSGNIRIHDLSTLEELCLIEAHDAEVLCLEYSKFTRHSPDAPRLLASASRDRLIHVFSVDQGYNFLQTLDDHSSSITAVRFFNQSNQANQIQMVSCGADKSIIFRQLQSTPGGMPQFARGHNAQGKTTLYDMEVDSGQKHVLTACQDRNIRVYNVATGKHSKTFKGSVGEDGSLIKVVLDASGIYVATSCTDKTLCVYDYYSGECMATMLGHSELVTGLRFSPDCRNLVSASGDGCIFVWRVPRDMVVTMQARLAQQAMRAGKRPPQVNGTGIDVQLDNENFGSPPPEFLDPNANPAPGNASVDYRFSVGQLPLWAKKQINTAIADETTVLGTNARPLGVDLPKGRWAQRVQQGDGITVKSVYDSDEIIPFPPPRGTIDSDGGGGGGGSKDSSIDSGTETKCSSDYRRETITIKTTEGDETVFQPCPDSYRELADDTKQVIGGNVTLSRGNNITELTRLSRSRHHTDDSSLGSFKFEDHESTEHDGDVEDYSEGENGTTGSEKSHHRLMYYPAPEDTVSNQFTVNAMDVEELRRSQRRQKKPRNGESGRTSELTASGSQDDSDSEGGASTPSAERNPLSILSEASSEGFDQLVKQSHREKYLKNAFESLSGAEEPTNRCPKTTSISSQFHGRLSGGADSTSNNKVRNAAVVNATKQARGDADVAKKREELQRRIEETRRKLQSVGYKSSLKTSQSISDLSSHIPEKHHRSNRLSTGNNNKFGQQTQYSKPINPCKPIPNPKPPLKPQQLVNKAPGVGNALPKLDIPTENRLSKSQTTSCISDKARPTSLSRPLTLTLKKTEKYKLSLNKPNQSLPESPVCEELKLLKEQCKKNVSRFARFAQKRRSCSYFIGLNDNEEEMENIAKSFESLPAMNERNIESFNDAMDDGDDGNGNFSDDSLEGDFKNPPRRCVSDYQINVHVDDQQDGRRPYTNYQTFPKRILTGSQESILSDASVESFSKGSAEILDYSHYDNDRHSSASFFLSRRKMQAGRSQESILTDESDYQMFPLNENIDHRSTESVLTDDSDSLVKSAPLEMLFDSHYKRKRQNSETYSGNPNNVVEPSNETQDSANDATACRAVFRSKSLQDTRISKATNENSYQDDAVQPATCIYYEFNFNEQNDANVEMRIGAKADAISSRSNSFKASKEPQSMLILNDFVAHKPPKPKRNSARTQSMRNRARPAWNKYNVDSSSSQSLRLKSPELEDYANKSRADPRPGRSDPGDTKSDAAEILHGSKRMEQLLQSSNFSLQPNDDANSKTKFYSLQNRRSDKTIESYGFDPDDPAAHRSCDTTEDQRNAASHVCCFENQIPTKDTQETYDSLEAGCANRESQAATVSNSRSINERIDNLDVDLRITRAIEGTVKLLSKEFENLVRREQYFMKEKCLRLTHCQEANENFAKLEAERDGRFAIRRDIRFHSGGEDSDFADTSTMDRSMMESGSSTSASSCTNSPKRMWPPASRCQSHMKWTKTLPTINQAILPSKHLYAVSGKVGNKNANASTRSGLGSANSGNQSRHASTKNHSSHMTRSSSVGVLNQSDSESDVGAGNGRGWNNQAGSNRISGLMRPTISSQNKINHQIKTNSSSNSNLPSFLRRRGMQGAYSSVNLSQVGNQEDSSSEDTSSNGNGGKPALPPRPRSISIDHSAANLSLPGTTVRRSCSTTIIANGRNGSGAIGQTTNSRMSASNRNQLDPSPQELPVKDTDRAIDVASAELGTDKTLGKLKTPIENAVL encoded by the exons CTGCACCGTGGTATTGTTCAACCCGCGGAAGAACACTCAGGCCCACGTGTTGAACGCCTGTCGCAAAACGGTGACCTCTCTGGCACTTGCCGGCGATGGTAGACTGCTAGCGACCGGCGAATGCGGTCACATGCCGAACGTTCGTGTCTGGGACATCTCCGATCCGTACAATGCTGTGCAGATCGCTGAATTTTCCGGCCACAAGTATGGCATCAACTGCGTG GCATTTTCACCGAGCAACAAATACGTGGTGTCCGTGGGCTCTCAACACGATATGATCGTCAACGTCTGGGATTGGAGGAACAATGTTAAGGTGGCGTCGAACAAAGTCTCGAGCAAAGTGAAGGCCGTCTGCTTTGCGGAAAACGGCAATTACTTTGTTACCGTGGGCAACAGGCACGTGAAGTTTTGGTATCTCGAGTACTCGCGCAGTGCCAAG TATAAGGAACCTGTGCCTTTGATGGGTCGGTCTGCCATATTAGGAGAGCAAAGAAACAACGATTTCGTGGATGTAGCCTGCGGTCGTGGGGAAATGGCGGATTCCACATACGCGATCACCAAAACGGGTCTCCTATGCGAATTTAATAACAGGAGGCTTCTGGACAAATGGGTGGAGCTTCGC ACGACTAGCGCTAATTGTATGGCCGTGGGGGACAAATACATCTTCATCGGTTGCGCGGAAGGGATCGTCAGATGCTTTAGTCCCAGCACCCTTCAGTTCATCACCACGTTACCGAGGACGCATTACCTAGGCGTGGACGTTGCTCAGGGATTGTCCATTAG TCACATGTCTCAGCATCCGGCGAACGCGAGGTACCCGGACGCGATCGCGCTGGCGTTCGACGAGCGAAACAACAAGCTGACCTGCGTGTACAACGACCATAGCATCTACGTGTGGGATGTCCGGGACATCAGGCGGGTCGGGAAGTCGCATTCGTTCCTCTATCACTCGGCGTGTATCTGGGGGGTGGAGATGTACCCGACAGGGACGGATTCGATCGGCAGTATGCCAGGTGGAAGCTTCGTCACTTGTTCCAGCGACGACACCATCCGCGTGTGGAACCTGGAGAAGGACGTGTCACCGACGGACACGATCTACAAACGAAACATCTACAGCAACGAGCTGCTCAAGGTTCTGTACGTGGACACCGAGCTGACCTATCTGAAGGACTTGGACCTGGCCGCTGCCGGGTCCACGGAGAAGAGCGACGCCTCGTACGACGGACGAAACGGAGTCAGATCGATCAGGGTCAGCCCGGATGGCAAGCATCTCGCGTCCGGTGATCGATCCGGCAACATTCGGATCCACGATCTTTCCACCCTGGAAGAGTTGTGCTTGATCGAGGCGCACGACGCGGAGGTGCTATGCCTCGAGTATTCTAAATTCACCCGACACTCTCCGGACGCACCGCGGCTCCTGGCCAGCGCCTCCAGGGATCGACTGATCCACGTGTTCAGCGTCGACCAGGGCTACAATTTCTTGCAGACCCTCGACGATCACAGTTCTTCCATTACCGCGGTCAGGTTCTTCAATCAGAGCAATCAGGCCAATCAGATACAGATGGTGTCCTGCGGTGCCGATAAGAGTATTATTTTTAGACAACTGCAATCG ACACCGGGAGGAATGCCGCAGTTCGCCAGAGGCCACAACGCTCAGGGCAAAACTACCTTATACGATATGGAGGTCGACTCCGGGCAAAAGCACGTCCTAACAGCCTGCCAAGATAGAAACATAAGAGTTTACAACGTCGCCACTGGCAAACATAGTAAAACGTTCAAAGGTTCCGTCGGCGAAGACGGATCCCTCATCAAGGTCGTCCTAG ATGCATCGGGAATTTACGTAGCTACCTCGTGTACAGATAAGACGTTGTGCGTGTACGATTACTATAGCGGCGAATGCATGGCCACTATGCTTGGTCATTCGGAATTGGTGACGGGGCTGCGTTTCAGCCCCGACTGCCGCAACCTCGTATCCGCTAGCGGAGATGGTTGCATATTTGTTTGGCGTGTTCCACGCGACATGGTTGTCACTATGCAAGCCCGTCTTGCTCAACAAGCTATGCGAGCTGGAAA GAGGCCACCACAAGTGAACGGCACAGGAATTGACGTACAATTAGATAATGAAAACTTCGGATCTCCGCCGCCAGAATTCCTCGATCCAAACGCGAATCCTGCGCCCGGAAATGCAAGCGTGGATTACAGGTTTAGCGTGGGTCAGTTACCGCTTTGGGCGAAAAAGCAGATAAACACCGCGATCGCCGACGAAACCACGGTTCTTGGGACAAACGCCAGACCTCTCGGCGTCGATCTGCCGAAGGGCAGATGGGCGCAAAGGGTTCAGCAAGGGGACGGTATAACCGTGAAGTCCGTTTACGACAGTGACGAGATCATACCGTTTCCTCCTCCTCGCGGTACGATCGATTCCGAtggcggcggcggtggcggtggATCCAAAGACAGCTCGATCGATAGCGGGACCGAAACCAAGTGCAGCAGCGATTATCGGAGGGAAACAATCACTATTAAAACGACG GAAGGGGACGAGACTGTGTTCCAACCTTGTCCAGACAGTTACAGAGAACTAGCAGACGATACGAAACAG GTGATCGGTGGTAACGTGACCCTATCTAGAGGTAACAATATCACGGAATTGACACGTCTGTCGAGGAGCCGTCACCATACCGATGATAGCAGTCTTGGCAGCTTTAAATTTGAG GATCACGAGAGTACGGAACACGACGGCGACGTCGAGGATTATTCCGAAGGAGAGAACGGGACCACCGGCTCCGAAAAGTCTCATCACAGGCTAATGTACTATCCCGCGCCGGAAGACACGGTGTCGAATCAATTCACTGTAAACGCGATGGACGTGGAGGAGCTTCGAAG GTCTCAGAGgcggcagaaaaagcccagaaacgggGAGAGCGGTCGTACGAGCGAGTTGACGGCGTCCGGAAGCCAGGACGATTCCGATTCGGAAGGTGGAGCTTCGACGCCCAGCGCCGAACGGAATCCTTTGTCCATATTGTCGGAGGCCAGTTCGGAAGGGTTCGATCAGCTAGTGAAACAAAGCCATCGTGAGAAATATCTCAAGAACGCTTTTGAATCTCTTAGCGGGGCCGAAGAACCTACCAACAGATGTCCAAAAACAACCAGCATCAGTTCCCAGTTTCACGGAAG ACTTAGTGGCGGGGCCGATAGCACAAGCAATAACAAGGTTCGTAACGCGGCAGTGGTGAACGCAACCAAGCAGGCAAGGGGTGACGCGGACGTCGCAAAGAAACGCGAGGAATTGCAGCGAAGAATAGAGGAAACTAGGAGAAAGTTGCAAAGC GTTGGCTACAAGTCGTCGTTGAAAACCAGCCAGAGCATATCCGATTTGAGCAGCCACATACCAGAGAAGCACCATCGTTCGAACAGGCTGAGCACAGGTAACAACAACAAATTCGGTCAACAAACACAATACTCGAAACCGATTAATCCTTGCAAACCTATACCGAATCCAAAGCCCCCATTAAAACCTCAACAACTCGTTAACAAAGCACCGGGTGTGGGGAATGCGCTACCTAAGCTAGATATTCCGACCGAGAACCGCTTGTCGAAAAGCCAGACCACGTCGTGCATAAGCGACAAGGCGAGACCAACGTCTCTTAGTCGCCCGTTAACCTTGACTTTAAAAAAAACTGAAAAGTATAAGTTGTCGCTGAATAAACCGAATCAATCGTTGCCCGAGTCGCCCGTGTGCGAGGAGCTAAAGCTTCTGAAGGAACAGTGCAAGAAGAACGTCAGTCGATTCGCTAGGTTCGCGCAGAAGAGGAGATCCTGTAGCTATTTTATCGGATTGAACGACAACGAGGAAGAGATGGAGAACATAGCGAAGTCCTTCGAGAGTCTTCCCGCCATGAACGAGCGCAACATAGAGAGCTTCAACGATGCGATGGACGACGGAGACGACGGAAACGGTAACTTTAGCGACGACTCGTTGGAAGGCGACTTCAAGAATCCCCCGCGACGATGCGTCAGCGACTATCAGATAAACGTACACGTCGACGATCAGCAGGACGGTCGCAGACCATACACGAATTACCAAACGTTCCCTAAACGGATCCTAACCGGCTCCCAGGAGAGCATCTTATCGGACGCGTCGGTGGAATCGTTCTCGAAAGGAAGCGCCGAGATTCTGGATTACAGCCACTACGACAACGACCGCCACTCGAGCGCGAGCTTCTTCTTGTCCCGTCGGAAGATGCAGGCAGGTCGAAGTCAGGAAAGCATCCTGACGGACGAGTCCGATTACCAGATGTTCCCGCTGAACGAGAACATCGATCACCGAAGCACCGAGAGCGTTTTGACCGACGACTCCGATTCCCTGGTAAAATCCGCGCCTCTGGAGATGCTGTTCGACTCCCACTACAAACGGAAGAGACAGAATTCGGAAACTTACAGCGGCAATCCGAACAACGTGGTAGAACCGTCGAACGAGACCCAGGATTCCGCGAACGACGCGACCGCTTGTCGCGCGGTCTTCAGATCCAAGTCCCTTCAAGACACGAGAATAAGCAAGGCGACGAACGAGAACAGCTACCAAGACGACGCCGTGCAGCCGGCCACCTGCATCTACTACGAATTCAACTTCAACGAGCAGAACGACGCGAATGTCGAGATGAGAATCGGCGCCAAAGCGGACGCGATATCATCGCGTAGCAACAGTTTCAAAGCGTCCAAGGAGCCGCAGTCGATGCTGATACTGAACGATTTCGTGGCCCACAAGCCACCGAAACCGAAACGGAACTCTGCCCGCACGCAGAGCATGCGGAACAGAGCGCGTCCCGCGTGGAATAAGTACAACGTGGATTCGTCGTCGTCGCAGTCTCTTCGTCTAAAGTCTCCGGAGCTCGAGGATTACGCAAACAAGTCGCGCGCGGATCCGAGACCGGGGAGGAGCGATCCAGGGGACACCAAGTCCGACGCTGCGGAGATTCTACACGGCTCGAAGCGGATGGAGCAACTCCTGCAGTCGTCCAACTTCTCGTTGCAGCCTAACGACGACGCGAACTCTAAAACCAAATTCTACAGTTTGCAGAACCGTCGATCGGACAAGACTATCGAGAGCTACGGTTTCGATCCGGACGACCCTGCTGCCCATCGGAGCTGCGACACCACCGAGGATCAGAGAAACGCTGCCTCCCACGTATGTTGTTTCGAGAATCAGATCCCAACCAAGGACACGCAAGAGACCTACGATTCGTTGGAGGCTGGCTGCGCGAACCGCGAGTCTCAGGCGGCGACAGTTTCCAATTCGCGATCGATAAACGAACGCATAGATAACTTGGACGTGGATCTTAGAATCACCCGAGCCATCGAGGGGACCGTCAAGTTGCTCTCCAAGGAGTTCGAAAACCTGGTTAGACGCGAACAGTACTTCATGAAGGAGAAATGTCTACGGTTGACCCACTGCCAAGAGGCGAACGAAAATTTCGCGAAACTGGAGGCCGAAAGGGACGGGAGGTTCGCGATAAGACGCGACATCAGGTTTCATTCCGGCGGCGAGGACAGCGATTTTGCTGACACGTCCACGATGGACAGGTCGATGATGGAGAGCGGATCGTCGACGTCCGCGTCGAGCTGCACGAACTCGCCAAAGAGGATGTGGCCGCCAGCCTCGCGGTGCCAAAGTCACATGAAATGGACGAAAACCTTGCCCACCATTAATCAGGCCATACTACCGTCTAAGCATCTTTACGCAG TTTCAGGAAAAGTAGGTAATAAGAACGCGAACGCATCGACGAGAAGCGGACTAGGAAGCGCGAATAGCGGAAATCAGTCGCGGCACGCTTCGACGAAGAATCATTCTTCTCATATGACCAGAAGCAGTAGCGTCGGCGTTTTAAATCAG AGCGATTCCGAGTCGGACGTCGGAGCGGGAAACGGAAGGGGGTGGAACAACCAGGCCGGGAGCAATAGGATCAGTGGACTAATGAGACCAACGATCAGCTCGCAGAATAAGATCAATCATCAAATTAAAACGAACTCCTCCTCGAACAGCAATTTGCCTTCGTTTCTCAGAAGGAGAGGCATGCAGGGAGCGTACTCGAGTG TGAATCTAAGTCAAGTGGGTAACCAAGAAGACTCAAGTTCGGAGGACACGTCCTCGAACGGAAACGGTGGAAAGCCAGCGCTTCCGCCCAGGCCCCGAAGCATCAGTATCGACCATTCTGCCGCAAA CTTGAGTCTACCCGGTACAACGGTGAGAAGGTCATGTTCAACGACAATAATCGCGAACGGTCGTAACGGAAGCGGCGCGATCGGGCAAACAACAAACAGCAGGATGTCGGCGTCTAATCGGAATCAGTTGGATCCCAGCCCTCAAGAGCTACCAGTCAAAGATACTGATCGTGCCATCGATGTAGCTAGTGCCGAGT TAGGCACGGATAAAACTTTAGGTAAACTAAAGACACCTATTGAGAATGCTGTCCTGTGA